GAAATGGAATACAATGTTGATGATCCCACATAAAAAATGTTTGAATGTATGAAGAATTCTTGAGTGCATCATGACAAAATATTAATGTAAGTTTTCTAGCAAAGtgagatttcttttgttttttttatacttttctctaatattttcttttttgaatttttatttgttctaattactttatactgataatagaatgaattttgacatattatatatagatgaagtataacttctcattcttctggttatacacaaTATAGATTTAACatcagtcatgtaatcatacatgcacaAAGGATAGTACTGtttaattcattctattatctttcctattcccattcctcctcccttccctacattcccctttgtctaatccaaagaactTCTATTCTTTGTCAACCTCTCTTCTGTagtattttctaatataaatttatctaatataaataaagctatttgcattacatattttgtatttttcttattacagataaataaacaaataaagaaagaaatttaacatCACCCCAATTTCACAAAATAACCGATATTAACATTGTTCCACATTTTTTTACACATTCACATATTGTTAGACAAATGGGAAAGTagtgtatataatattttataatcagggtttttttttttttggttttttgtttgtttgtttgttttacttcagGGTGCATTATGAGCccttaatattataaattaatatattatattaatcttttaaattttttatttaattccttcTAGCATTTCCCTTATGTGGATGTATCATGATTATTTAACCAACTCCTTCTTTTTAGACAGTTATGTGTTTTCTAACTCTCTGCTAGCATAAACAGCCCTCAGATGAGCATCCTCATAACTAAATTTTCACCCACTAGGAACTCTTTCTCTCAGACAATAGGTAGAGGATGGAGTCTGCTCCTCCACCATCAGACAAAGGCCAATTGTTCCCTGGGTTGCCAAAAGCACAGCACAGCTTCCTGGTCACTTGTGCATCGGCAGATAAATGCTCCAGTGCAAAACCAGCCCTGTCAGTTGGGCTTCTCTGGATTCCCAGATGGAGGCCAAGTAGTAGCAGCTTGTGATTTTATTAACTCATTTTCACTTtaaggcaatttaaaaaatattttgctcagCCTTTTCAGTGAGTTTTTCCAAATACCAGTTTCTTATTACTAAAAATTGAAACCAGGATATCTTCTTAAGATAGTCACTTGTCATTTTCGGCGTGGGACCCTCCATGGTTTTCCTTGATCCTTAGACACACTCTGATCCCTCATGAGCAGCCACAGTATCCCACACACTCTGTTCCCACCCCGAAGCTCAGACTCCACCTTGCCCGACATTGCTCTTCTTTCAATAAGCTTCTTTGGCCCTGAGGCTCTGTGTGACCCCATTCAGGGCTTCTGTAGCTGCTagtccctctgcctggaacaccCAAGGCCAGACCTTCACTTGCTTCCTCCTGCTTGTCATTCAGGGCTCAAACCTCACCTCACCTGAGAGGCCTTTCCCAACTGCCTCCTATGAACTGGCTTCCACTCTGTCCACTCCATGTActacttggttttatttttccctagtcACATTATCCCTCTTTGCCATTTGTTTGAATcatgtattttccatttttttccaacaaGAATGTCAGTTCCATGAGACAGGGCCCTGTCTCTCCTCTGTCTTGCTCCCCTTCTCATATATTTCCagcccctcaaaataaaaagctcttttaagaaattgttcttttcttttcagacaTTTGCAAAGTGTGCAGTGTGAGAGGAAAAATGGGAGAAGGAGAAACGGGAAGAGGAGAGGGCTGGATAGTAAGTAAATATCCACATGTGACCTGGTGACAGAGCCTGACAGACCAGATGTCATAAGACTCCTGTTATTTTCCAGCCATGGTGTGACCGGTGGCGAGTCATACCACTCGGCCTTTCACAACCTTTCAAAATATGTGTCACTCACTTTTTAAACTGGTTCCCCAGCTTCCTCAGTTCAACCAGCCCACAGCAAACATGAAGCAGCCATTTCCAAAAGGGCAACACTAAGAACAGTCAGCCCATAAAAACTGGGGGAAAGCTATAATTATTCTTACAAACTTGAAAGTGAACTTAAAACACAATAGACATCAATAATCATTGTCATATGCAGCAAGAACTGAGTATTAGCCTAGGTTAATACTTTGTAGCCTCAGCATCTAGGTGCTCAAAAGATGCTTCtcatcttttgtgtgtgtggtgctggggatggaacctggggccttgggcatgtgaggcaagcactctactaactgaactGTATCCCTAAGCCTATTTCTCAACTTCTTATAGTCATGGTACTATTTCAAATACCAAAATTTGgaaaagacttttgaagagatcaaCATTGAGTACCTTAGCAATAAGTCACTACTGGGTATGACAATACCTCAGAGTGCCTACAGTGATCTCACAGTCATAATCCACCATAGTCATTCGCCCCTGAGACTTCGCTCACAGACAAGTGTTGAGGCCCTCACAGTCCTCAAAGACATAATCCAAAAGATACACCATCTCTTTCCTGTACATTTCTCTTTGATGAGGGTTTGACTTATGTCATACCATTTTTCTTGCAGTAAATCGTATCTGATCTGTACCTTGTCCCACAAACAATTCAAATCAGCTCTGCTGAACAGACGTTACCTGTTAGCAGAATACTCCATTTATACACTTATCCAAATTGGACCTCCATTTCAGAGCAAAGTGCCATGGTGGCACACCAGCTCAGGAGCAAGCCTGAACTTAAACATCCTGATCCCACAGACAAGCATATTACATCTAGGAGTAAGTAAAAActatagcttaaaaaaaaagattgacgcAACATCAGCAAGGGTcttaaataatatcaaaatgtATGAAGTAGACATAAGAAGCCATTAGTTTATTAGTGAAtttattcatttgacaaatatttattaacctctCTTTTGTGCTGGGTTCTCTCCTAATTGAGTATCAGTGTACTATAAAAAGAGCTCCTTCTCCATGGAGTTGACTTTCCAGTGGGGGAGACAGATAATaactgaaaacaattttaagattAAACAAGTAGATAGATCATGAGTCAGGATTAGTGATAAGGGAAGGGCCATgggaaaaatgaagcaggatAGGGGAATTGAGAGTGGTAGAAGGGCTGGGAGTTATTTTACATAGTGTAGTCTAGAAATGACTCACTACTAGGGTGACATTTGAGAAGAGATGTGAAGGAAGTGAGAAAGCTTGGGTGGAAAATTCCTAGGAGAAGATTGTGGGCAGATGCATCAAAAGGTGCAGAGGCAGAGACCCTGAGGCAGCAGCACACCTTTATCAACAGTGGCCAGAGTGGCTGGAGAGGAATGTTTGAGAGGAGCATGGTGGGAGATGAAGTCAGGAGGGGCACTGAGAAGTTGGGAGACCCAGCAAGTCAGATAGGACCTTCATAAAAGACTTTGCTTTCTGCTCCAAGTGAAATGAGAAACCAGTGGAGGGTTCTCAACAGAGAAGTGACATACTGAGTCCCCGATTTAAAATAGCCTGGCTTAGGATTTTTCAACTTTCATACACCTTCCATGGAaaccatattttgaatttttttttcaaattctgaattttgatcttttccccaACCAGTGATACAGGTAGGATACTCAGTTGTGACACTGGGTAACAACTATCAGTGCTGTTTCATGAGGTCATGAGATCATGAGAAGAAACATCTCATGCCCTACAGTGTGCTGTGCTGCTAAGCTGCAATGTCAGGTAGGCTAGTTGTACTAGATTCATTCTTATCTACCATGTTTTCAACTTAGGATTTGACGGGATGTGTCCTCTTCTTAAGTGAAGATGCATCGTGTTCTAACTTGTTTTTGAAAACAATAGCTCTGGAAAGATACAAGATGCAAACAGGTATAGAAGAGGAGAGATGACGATGATTACTCAAATGAGAGTGGTATCTGTGGAAGAGGTGAGAAGTAACTGAATCCTGGATATAGTTGGAAggcaaaacagaaataatttgcTAATGGGTTAGATATGAAAcaggaaagaacaataaaaatcaaagataactCCAAGGCATTTAGATTGGGAATCAGAAAAGTAACATTCCTATGGATTAGGATAGAGAATATCACAAGAAGAGCagtttggaattaaaaaaaaattgtttggaaAAAGAGTAGTCTAATATTTTATGCTGTCTGAGTCAGAAGTTGCTAACAGCATATGtgtatttaaatttgttttaacttaaattaaaattcagCTCCTCAGTTGCACTCACCACATCTCAAGTGCCTCAGTACCCACCACATGTGTCTAGTTACTCCCCAGTGGACAGCACAGGTATTGTACAGCATTTTCACCATGACCATCATAGAAAGtttcactgagccacactctGGGGACTTTAAGCCTTTACTATGTTCTGGGTCATGTGCTATAGTGATTTACATATATTACATCATTAATGATTCCATTAATTGATCCAATGAGTCAAGAAATGCTATATCCTTTGACAAGGAACGTTATGGGTTCAGATAAGTACCTTCAGTAACATGGGTCCTAACAGAGAGAGTTGAATTCCAGAGTTGTCTGTGTTCAAAGCTCATGCACTTAATCATCATACTGTATTTTAGGATTATTAAACTAGCTTGAAATCAGACAACCATAGAGAAATTCTAGTAGGTTACTGGCAATAAAACATTCAAGCATAGTAAAGAAAGCAGGAGAATCTGATAGTTCTAGGAAAATAGTAAATTTCCCAGGAGATCCTATTCATTGTGTCACTAAACATATTGCATCCCAGCATCCTATGGTTgagaaaagataataataatcagTGAGGGGCACTGGTTTTAGATCTTTTGGTGAGATCAATCATGAAAAGATTGCTTAGCAGATAGACCTTAGTTGACAGCAGGTGGCATAGTTGGGATATACTTGTTCCCTCCTGTGATTTTCAACTTGGATATAGCACCATGCCCTCAGAGTACACCTGAAACTGAAGTGTTTGCGGTAAAATGGTGGATGCCACGGGCATTTGGGGGCCATGATCTTAGGCTGCTAAGATTTCTATGATGCATGCCATGTAGGGTAGAGCGAATTTCTCTCATCCAAAACATCAACTGTTCATCATGTAAGAAACATGGGCCTACTGCCCCTCGAGTGATCCTTCACCAGCCACAAAGGATAGGCAGAACACAGTAGCCGGTACACAGGTTGTATGGGCAGATAAAGTTGAGCTCCTACCTATTTCCTAACTTGCCCTTGCTGCATGGCTTGGGACCACTACCTAAGCTTTTATCCTTAGTCTCCTCATCTAAACAATGTGGAAAACCACAGTTAGCATATTGTTTGCAGTGGTCCTGAGAATTAAATACATTTCAAGTACTTAGTCCATTGTTTGGTTTAGGGAGAATGTTGAATAAGCCTACACAATTAATAATTAAGTGGAAAAGTGGGGTGAGAGAAGAACTCAAGCAGGGTTTCCAAAATATGTGGAacccatattttaaattttttttcacattctgaattttgatcttttcctggacTACTAATATGAGGTAGGGCACTCAGCTGTGACCTAGATAACAGCCATCAGTGCAGCTCCATCAGCCAAGAGATCATAAGAAACAGTTCACTGCTAAGCCATGATGTCAGGTAGGCTAGGTGTAATAGATGCATTCTTACCTATCATATTTTCAACTTCGGATGGGTTTGATGGGATGTGTCCTCTCTGTAAGTGGAGATGCCTCCATATTCTTAAACAAGCAAGATGCTAATTCATATAGAAAAGAAGCCTGAAACAACACTgtccaataaaaaatatagatacaaTGCAAGAACAtgtgattttttagtttttttcctagGCACATTCTAAAAACTTAATGaacaggtaaaattaattttatttgtacttaGATAACcaactatattaaaaatatgacttaaatatgtaactaatataaaaaatacattaataaggTGTTTTACTTTTCATTCCATGTCTTTGAAATCCCATGTGTACTACTCAATTCAGATTAGCTACATTATCAGGTGTTCAATAACCAATAACTTGAGGGCTAAGGTATCAGTGAGAAAGCCTAACTCTTTCACTAACTGCTACCTTTAGGTAATTTTTAAGATTCTTACAGCTAACATCTCAGCACATGGAAGCTGACTTTAGAATAAAGTCTCAATTAGTACTATTATTTCAGCTTTAAACTATTTCTCACAAACTGAGATGAGGCAGTGTTGTGGAATAACTAAAAACATCAAGTGGACATGACCTGTTAAGTTTCACAATTCAGCTCTAAAACTTCAAGCTGTGTCCTTGAACAAGTTAGCTAGTCAAATATATGCTCCCTTATTTGCAGAATGGAGGTAACAATGCCAGCCCCTAATGTTACTCTGTGGATCATGTACACAGAGCTTAAGCCCAGTGCGTACAACCTATTTCTCCAATGTGAATTGTGGATATTTGTGTTTGGGTTTGAGAAATGGAACTCAGGTTCACTAGAATTCTAATTATCTTCATACTGCATATTATGTAGTATATTTGTGTACAAATTCACACAGGAAGTATATTTTAGAACTGAATTACTTTCATAACTTTTGATAACGAACACACTGTGTTCTTCTAACACTGTGATGTTCCTCAAATGGAGGACAACAATTTGTCCATTGTGTTCGGATATACCTCAGCCTCTAAGATAATTCCTGGCACTTGGTAGGACCTCAAgtgctaaatatatttttagttgcagaaatcctaaatatttataagcaaaccactaaaactatgattttttccattaaattatAAAGTTCGTGTAGCTGCCTTTTAATGAGAACAGTTTCTACCAGAAATGTAAATTCTTTGAGTTAGCACAAAGTTCAGCATAGAGCAAACTCTACACTGTTTGCTGTGCTGTATTGTTGCAAAAGCAGCTCTTCATATAAATCACCAGCACAACATAGTACCCTCAAGACTACCTCAGAATTTATTCAATtcacaattattaaatatatcactAGTTTCCTATAAAGTTAAAGAATACATACAACATGTATTAGCACAAACACATTTATTTACTAACCAAAGGGATGATCTTAGTTAAACCAACACTTTGAAATAGTTGCATGTAAAATGTTTGTGATAGAGATAATTGaacacagtaatgaaaaaaaaaggcagtctGGAGATTGGCTCATTGAACTGAGCTTCTTCATTCTTTCAGCTAATTCCTGTCCAAAGTGATGATGgaatttttattctactttctcaTAGACTCGAGTACAGGTAACATTATTCATGACACACTCCTAGGAGAAAGAACAACATTAAAAAGTTAGGCTGGTCTTACATTCCAGAGTCATTGTGGTAATGAAATGTTAGGATAAAAATCCTAAAAGATCTTGTAATCTACGTTGCAGAAGGAAACAACCTGTTTTTAGGAGAAGCTAGATCCCATTCTTTAGTTTATACTAAACGACATGCATATACTTTCCTGGAAACTAAAGTGTTGAATAtagtatctaaataaaatggaaaaacataTACCCAAGAAGGCAGCTTGGTGGCCTGCCAAGACTATGTGGTGATGCAGCAGTTGAGCAAGGAGGAACCCAGATCCAGCTCCATCCCATGTTAAGTCATGTCACTTCTCTATCCCACCAACATCTATCTTGGTAATCAGTGTTCTTGTATTTAACttgttattttgcattttcttcttcccAAGCTTAGCTCTCCTGCTCATGACCAATGGACATGACAACTCGAAGTACAAGATGTAAGCAGTTTGACACTTACCACCACTAACTTCCCATCTTTCAATTTTCTTGTTATTGTGCTTTCCTTCCCATCCCATTCCTGATGTTGAACCAATGCATCGTCAACAAAACTGCAGACCGTCTGCAGAAACAAAGTACACATTTTAGTCTTCCAAAATATACGAGTTTGCATGACTCATAACCCTCcttaatcaacatttttttcatcttctcctTTCTGCAGCTACTTCATCAACCATACTGATTTTACACATAATATACTTTCTGCTTTTCAATCTAGAAGCTCACAAAAAacactcattctatgaagctggtacttttataatttttcaaaactcaatttacaaaataattcttttgaCTATACATGGGAAAAATGTCATTAATACGATTTCTCATTCTTAGAAGCTTCAGTGATTTAACAACATATTAGAGCTGACCTGAGTTTTTCTGCCATCAGCTGTAGTTTCTTCAAACTTCTCTCCCAGGGTACAAGAAAACTGTGTTGTTTTCAAAGTGCTTTCAGTTTTTATGTTGAGCTTCTGGCCGTCAAGGGTGATGATACAATCTGGTTTGGCCATTGCGCCCATTTTCCTCATAGTCAGTCCCACTCCtgtagaatataaaatatcagaAGACCAGTTATAATTTATGTAATAAAAGCAATAATCAATTACAATCACTATGCCTggcatattttcatttatttgcttattgtGAGCACATATTCAGTGCTTTCCATTTGCCAGcatattacaaatatttatgcCCGCCCTCAGAAAGTTAGGGAAGACTTTATTCCCTAACATTATTTACTCAAAGTAGTTCATTAAAGGTAAAGATAAAGGATTCAAAATTGCAAACTTGAAGTTCTCTCATCTTTTTCTATTTGCACCAGATTCTGCCAATCACtttattctgggctggggatgtggctcaagcggtagcgcgctcacctggcatgcgtgcggcccgggttcgatcctcagcaccacataccaacaaagatgttgtgtccgccgagaactaaaaaatattaaaaattctctctctctctctctctttctctctcactctctcaaaaaaaaaaaaaaaaaaaaaaaagaattcagctgaggtttaaaaaaaaaaaaaaaaaatcactttattctGACCCCAGCATACAGTCTGGCACACaaaaggctttttttaaaaaatatttttttagttatacatagacacaatgtctttattttgtttatttatttttatgtggtactgaggatcaaacccagtgtctcatatgtacgaggcaagcactctgctccTGAGCCCCAGTCCCAACCCCATAAAAGGCTTGATAAACAATTAATAGactacacaaaataaaaaaaaaaatcaattctgagATATTTAAATAGGCAATGTTTTGAGTTATCAGCACGATCATGATGCtaataaatggggaaaaacttCTTACCCTGgaacatagaaaatatttcaaagctgTAAAACTCAAtacactattttctattttccaggataaaaatttttccatttattagcATCCAGATCATAGGGCTAACTCAAAACATTATACTATTTGAATacctttgaattgatttttgttttctatagtcTATTAATTACTATAGTTATACAGCTATGAAGTTTCACATTGTTATATATTAAGTTACATATTAATCAGCATTTTTTCCTGTTGGTGTCAACAGTCATAAGGAACTTCTGAGCCAGGTGAAATCTCTGTTTCACAAATAAAACCATACTGTAAGGAGACTA
This window of the Ictidomys tridecemlineatus isolate mIctTri1 chromosome 7, mIctTri1.hap1, whole genome shotgun sequence genome carries:
- the Fabp5 gene encoding fatty acid-binding protein 5 → MATIQQLEGRWRLVDSKGFDDYMKELGVGLTMRKMGAMAKPDCIITLDGQKLNIKTESTLKTTQFSCTLGEKFEETTADGRKTQTVCSFVDDALVQHQEWDGKESTITRKLKDGKLVVECVMNNVTCTRVYEKVE